The Methanobacterium lacus genome includes a region encoding these proteins:
- a CDS encoding Zn-ribbon domain-containing OB-fold protein gives MKDIVRGWRHIQQRYNLIGSKCSQCGNVFFPSRVLCPECRRKGKIEEFKFSGDGKIHTFSVIHTPTDEFKTLAPYVVAIVELEEGAKITSQIVDCDPDAIEIGDEVEMVFRKIKEEGDDGVISYGYKFKLKN, from the coding sequence ATGAAAGATATCGTAAGAGGTTGGCGTCATATCCAGCAACGATACAATCTCATAGGATCGAAGTGTTCACAATGTGGAAATGTATTTTTCCCAAGTAGGGTCTTATGTCCAGAATGCAGAAGAAAGGGTAAAATTGAAGAATTTAAGTTTAGTGGTGATGGAAAGATCCACACATTCTCAGTCATACACACCCCAACTGATGAGTTCAAAACACTGGCACCATATGTGGTTGCAATAGTGGAACTCGAAGAAGGTGCAAAAATAACATCCCAGATTGTTGATTGCGATCCAGATGCCATCGAAATCGGTGATGAAGTCGAAATGGTATTTAGAAAGATCAAAGAAGAAGGCGATGACGGAGTGATATCATATGGATACAAATTCAAGCTCAAAAATTAA
- a CDS encoding HemK2/MTQ2 family protein methyltransferase — protein sequence MIEYKGITIYTNEEVYEPAEDTFLFAENLELNRKDDVLEIGTGTGLIAICASQNSRKVIATDINEAAIKCALKNVITHRAYNVELREGNLFEPVAEEKFDLVLFNTPYLPTSEEEQLEGQINTAFDGGLDGRETIDAFLDGVKDVLKKEGRIQMVQSSLADNEKTLQKLRDLGFQAEITAKEKCFFEEIVVITGKLI from the coding sequence ATGATTGAATACAAAGGAATAACCATCTATACAAACGAAGAAGTTTACGAACCAGCAGAAGATACCTTTTTGTTTGCAGAAAACTTGGAACTCAACCGCAAGGATGACGTCCTTGAAATTGGGACGGGAACTGGATTGATTGCAATTTGTGCATCCCAAAATTCCAGAAAGGTAATTGCAACAGACATTAACGAAGCTGCAATTAAATGTGCCCTTAAAAATGTCATAACCCATCGCGCCTACAACGTGGAACTAAGGGAAGGAAACTTATTCGAACCAGTTGCGGAAGAAAAATTTGATTTGGTGCTGTTTAACACCCCCTACCTTCCAACTTCAGAGGAAGAACAATTGGAGGGACAAATCAACACAGCATTTGATGGTGGTTTAGATGGTAGAGAGACAATTGACGCATTCCTAGATGGTGTAAAGGATGTTCTTAAAAAAGAAGGAAGGATCCAGATGGTTCAATCTTCTTTGGCAGATAATGAAAAAACCCTCCAAAAATTGAGAGACCTAGGTTTCCAGGCAGAAATAACTGCCAAGGAAAAATGTTTCTTCGAAGAAATTGTTGTCATAACTGGAAAACTTATTTAA
- a CDS encoding magnesium transporter MgtE N-terminal domain-containing protein, which produces MYLSDFIKKPVLSPSGEQIGNLKDVVVSSDHSYPILKALEITVTGKQIKNISWRCVEKIGKEVKLNCSLEEIKDYEIQKHDVLLLKDVMDRQVVDIEGKKIRRVNDIKISPTNGHYHVIGVDIGVNGILRRLGLNRIVKSLGITSTEDLISWRDIDPVESDYSKVKLKVPKQKIKKLHPADMAEIVDQLGLNESLNILNSLDDESAADTLEEVSPERQVSILEGMDSQRAAEILDEMSPDDAADVLADLPEEKAEELLDLMEPEESNDLRKLLRYPENTAGGIMTTEFAYVNQGLTVKEVLESLRKMAADVETIYYVYVISLNGDLVGVLSLRDILLSNPETRVTEIMHTHIIKADVLEDQHEVAQTIAKYNLLALPVVEDETKLRGIITVDDAIDIVLPTAWKKRVPRMFGR; this is translated from the coding sequence TTGTATTTAAGTGATTTCATTAAAAAACCCGTATTATCTCCATCTGGAGAACAAATTGGTAATTTGAAAGATGTGGTAGTTTCTTCTGATCATTCCTATCCCATACTAAAGGCTTTAGAAATAACAGTAACAGGAAAACAAATTAAAAATATTTCCTGGAGATGTGTAGAGAAAATTGGAAAGGAAGTGAAGCTCAACTGTTCATTGGAGGAAATTAAGGATTACGAAATTCAAAAACATGATGTGCTCCTTTTGAAAGATGTTATGGACAGACAAGTAGTAGATATTGAGGGTAAAAAAATAAGAAGAGTTAACGATATTAAAATATCGCCTACTAATGGACATTACCATGTAATTGGCGTTGATATAGGAGTTAATGGTATTTTAAGGAGATTGGGTCTTAATCGTATTGTTAAATCTTTAGGAATCACTTCAACCGAAGATCTCATTTCTTGGAGAGATATTGATCCTGTTGAGAGCGATTACTCCAAGGTGAAACTGAAGGTTCCTAAACAGAAAATAAAAAAACTTCACCCTGCAGACATGGCTGAAATAGTAGATCAACTTGGGCTAAATGAATCATTAAATATTTTAAACTCACTCGATGATGAATCGGCCGCAGATACTCTGGAAGAAGTATCTCCAGAAAGACAGGTATCCATTTTAGAGGGAATGGACAGTCAGAGGGCAGCAGAGATTTTAGATGAGATGTCACCAGACGATGCAGCAGATGTACTTGCCGATCTTCCTGAAGAAAAGGCAGAAGAACTTTTAGACCTAATGGAACCTGAAGAGTCCAACGATCTGCGAAAACTACTTAGATACCCCGAAAACACTGCGGGGGGTATAATGACAACGGAATTTGCCTACGTTAATCAGGGGTTAACTGTTAAAGAAGTCTTGGAATCCCTAAGAAAAATGGCTGCCGATGTTGAAACCATTTATTACGTGTACGTTATTTCATTGAATGGCGATTTGGTGGGTGTTCTATCTTTGAGAGATATACTACTTTCAAATCCTGAAACAAGGGTTACAGAAATAATGCACACTCATATTATTAAGGCAGATGTACTGGAAGATCAGCATGAAGTTGCACAAACAATTGCCAAGTACAATCTCCTAGCACTTCCTGTGGTTGAGGACGAAACCAAATTAAGGGGTATCATAACTGTTGATGATGCCATCGATATTGTTCTTCCCACAGCTTGGAAAAAAAGAGTTCCCCGCATGTTCGGCCGATGA
- a CDS encoding Nramp family divalent metal transporter, producing the protein MDVKVFSRLFKSPIFLSIIIFLSVMGPGIITANVDNDAGGITTYSLAGAQFGYNLLWLFIPMIIALAVIQEMGVRMGIVSGKGLADLIREKVGIKITFLMMIALLLANFGNVLAEFSGIAVSAGIFGVPKLFALPAAALFVWLLVVKGTYKSVEKVFLLASCLYFSYIIAGFLAGPDWGMAAKSLIMPQISLSTAYITMVIGMVGTTIAPWMMFYIQSSVVEKGISLKNLKYSKLDAVFGAIIVNIVAFFIVLSCAATLYSSGVQVSNVADVSSALVPLAGQYASILFAFGFLNASLFAASILPLSTAYYICESLGFEAGVSKGFREAPVFHGLYLGLIILAVIIIMFPNVPLLSILYLSQVANGLLLPFVLIFMLLIINDKRVMGEYVNSKLFNFIAITTAVIVMGLSIGLVVTLLI; encoded by the coding sequence ATGGATGTTAAAGTGTTTAGTAGGTTATTTAAGAGCCCTATTTTTTTGAGCATAATTATTTTTCTATCGGTAATGGGTCCTGGAATTATCACAGCAAACGTGGACAACGATGCCGGTGGTATAACCACCTATTCCCTTGCTGGAGCACAGTTTGGTTACAATCTTCTATGGTTATTTATCCCAATGATAATAGCTTTAGCTGTTATTCAGGAAATGGGAGTTAGGATGGGGATAGTTTCAGGAAAGGGCTTGGCTGATCTCATTCGTGAAAAAGTAGGTATCAAGATCACATTTTTAATGATGATAGCACTGTTACTGGCCAACTTTGGAAATGTTCTAGCAGAATTTTCAGGAATTGCAGTGAGTGCAGGTATTTTTGGAGTTCCTAAATTATTTGCATTGCCTGCTGCTGCATTGTTTGTATGGCTGCTTGTGGTTAAAGGGACCTATAAAAGTGTTGAAAAGGTATTTTTACTGGCTTCCTGTCTCTACTTCTCATATATCATAGCAGGATTTCTCGCAGGTCCTGACTGGGGAATGGCTGCTAAAAGTCTTATTATGCCTCAGATAAGTTTGAGTACTGCTTACATAACCATGGTTATTGGTATGGTTGGTACAACCATAGCTCCTTGGATGATGTTTTACATTCAATCCTCTGTTGTTGAAAAGGGGATAAGCCTTAAAAATTTGAAGTATTCAAAATTAGATGCGGTTTTTGGAGCAATCATTGTTAACATCGTGGCATTTTTCATTGTGCTGTCTTGTGCTGCCACTCTTTATTCTAGTGGGGTACAAGTATCCAATGTTGCAGATGTTTCAAGTGCACTGGTACCATTGGCAGGACAATATGCAAGTATACTGTTTGCATTTGGATTTTTGAATGCTTCACTATTCGCAGCAAGTATTCTTCCACTTTCAACTGCATACTACATTTGTGAAAGTTTAGGTTTTGAAGCAGGTGTTTCAAAGGGTTTCAGGGAAGCTCCTGTTTTTCATGGTTTGTACCTGGGCCTCATAATACTGGCTGTTATAATCATAATGTTCCCAAATGTACCACTTCTAAGCATACTGTACCTGTCACAAGTTGCCAATGGACTGTTACTGCCTTTCGTGTTAATATTCATGCTCTTAATAATTAACGACAAGAGGGTTATGGGTGAATATGTCAACTCCAAACTATTCAACTTCATAGCCATCACAACTGCAGTTATTGTGATGGGGCTGAGTATTGGGTTGGTAGTTACCCTGTTGATTTAA
- a CDS encoding Lrp/AsnC family transcriptional regulator — translation MDDIDSEIIRSLVRNSRITLSQMSKEIDVPDATISNRLKKLENNVIKQYTLIVNPEEIGLTVTAIIIIQTESEKHENVKYELSKLEEVSEVYTVSGEYDILIKAWAHGIEELNEIMNVKIRSIDGVEDLTEMIVLERVKEDVIPVL, via the coding sequence ATGGATGATATAGACTCGGAGATAATTCGTTCCCTTGTCAGGAATTCTAGAATCACACTCTCTCAAATGTCTAAAGAAATAGATGTGCCTGATGCAACCATATCTAACAGACTCAAAAAACTAGAAAATAACGTCATTAAACAGTACACCCTCATTGTGAACCCTGAAGAAATTGGCTTGACTGTAACTGCCATAATAATCATACAGACCGAGTCTGAAAAACATGAAAATGTGAAGTACGAACTCTCTAAACTCGAAGAAGTCTCTGAAGTTTACACAGTTTCAGGAGAATATGATATTTTAATAAAAGCTTGGGCTCATGGTATTGAAGAACTCAATGAGATAATGAACGTTAAAATTCGCTCTATTGATGGAGTCGAAGATTTAACTGAGATGATAGTGTTAGAGCGTGTAAAGGAAGATGTGATTCCAGTTCTATAA
- the rsmA gene encoding 16S rRNA (adenine(1518)-N(6)/adenine(1519)-N(6))-dimethyltransferase RsmA — MLSETLKILKQNGIKLDKRKGQNYLVNRDILSKIIQNSELSKNDRVLEIGAGIGTLTIPLAKNAGKVYAVEQDGKAANVLKKRLEKLELDNVEVIVEDATKMDLPSVNKVISNLPYQISSPITFKILENPFEMAVLMYQKEFAQRMVASPGDRNYSRLSVMMYLYSEAEILFQVSENDFFPKPKVASAVIKMQPKIDVDIDPFFVDVTRAMFQHKKKKIRNALIDSYHEIGDVEKSDLKTIISQLDQTKMNERVFKMSPEDLLKISGDIKKLV; from the coding sequence ATGTTGTCTGAGACCCTCAAGATTCTGAAACAGAACGGTATAAAACTTGATAAACGTAAAGGACAAAATTACCTCGTAAATCGTGATATATTATCAAAAATCATTCAAAACTCTGAACTTTCAAAAAATGACAGGGTACTCGAGATAGGCGCAGGAATAGGAACATTAACCATTCCATTGGCAAAAAATGCAGGTAAGGTATACGCAGTTGAACAGGATGGAAAAGCTGCAAATGTGTTAAAGAAACGTCTGGAAAAGTTGGAATTAGACAACGTTGAAGTGATTGTGGAAGACGCAACCAAAATGGATCTACCATCGGTAAACAAAGTCATTTCAAACTTACCTTATCAAATATCGTCACCCATAACATTTAAAATACTAGAAAATCCGTTTGAAATGGCAGTTTTGATGTATCAAAAAGAATTTGCCCAGAGAATGGTAGCTTCACCAGGAGATAGAAATTATTCAAGATTATCTGTGATGATGTACCTCTATTCAGAAGCTGAAATACTCTTCCAAGTTTCTGAAAATGATTTCTTCCCTAAACCGAAGGTAGCATCAGCAGTTATCAAAATGCAACCCAAAATTGATGTTGATATCGATCCATTCTTCGTTGATGTTACTAGGGCAATGTTCCAACACAAAAAAAAGAAGATCAGAAACGCCCTAATTGATTCGTATCATGAAATAGGAGACGTGGAAAAATCAGATTTGAAAACCATAATATCCCAATTGGATCAAACTAAGATGAATGAAAGGGTTTTTAAAATGAGTCCAGAGGATCTCTTAAAAATTTCTGGTGATATTAAGAAGTTGGTTTGA
- a CDS encoding tRNA pseudouridine(54/55) synthase Pus10 codes for METLIHDKLISAMDLTQGNICNHCLGRIFSKEMEGPGNVIRGERLKQSLEDLDETYSKEDKCWICEDLFDNMDNMMQQALKTVEDEEINFSNFLVGCRVDPDVLEREEYLHQKLGANVENIKKEINREFGKKLASILSKEVEFDSPNLVFMADFKSEKVKITINPIFIESKYRKLVRDIPQTKWPCNRCKGRGCEKCNFTGKMYPVTVEELISDVMIKAAKGTGAKFHGAGREDIDVRMLGSGRTFVLEILEPKIRELDLETLQEEVNNYAESKVEISEMKYVPRNRKAEIKQSSTDTYKVYKALVEVDDEIDPTALDSLKSLDIINQRTPIRVSHRRADKIRTRKIRKLDYNWLEPKIFEITLECEGGLYIKELISGDENRSKPSVAEVLGTNARCVQLDVLEVNI; via the coding sequence ATGGAAACTTTAATTCATGATAAATTAATTAGTGCAATGGACCTTACCCAAGGAAATATTTGCAACCACTGTTTAGGCAGAATCTTTTCAAAGGAGATGGAAGGTCCCGGAAATGTAATCCGTGGCGAACGCTTGAAGCAAAGCCTCGAAGATCTGGATGAAACTTATTCCAAAGAGGATAAATGCTGGATATGTGAGGATTTATTTGATAATATGGATAACATGATGCAGCAAGCCCTAAAAACCGTTGAAGATGAAGAGATAAATTTCTCCAATTTTCTTGTGGGATGTCGTGTAGATCCTGATGTTCTTGAGAGGGAAGAATACCTCCATCAAAAACTCGGGGCCAACGTTGAAAATATTAAAAAAGAAATAAACAGGGAATTTGGAAAAAAACTTGCATCAATCCTCTCTAAAGAAGTTGAATTTGACTCACCAAACCTCGTTTTTATGGCAGATTTTAAATCTGAAAAGGTTAAAATCACCATAAACCCAATATTTATCGAAAGCAAATATAGAAAATTGGTTCGAGACATTCCACAAACAAAATGGCCATGCAACCGCTGCAAAGGTCGAGGATGTGAAAAATGTAATTTCACAGGTAAAATGTATCCTGTAACAGTGGAGGAACTCATCTCAGATGTCATGATCAAAGCTGCCAAGGGGACCGGGGCCAAATTCCATGGTGCGGGAAGGGAAGATATTGATGTCAGAATGCTTGGCAGTGGAAGAACATTCGTTTTAGAGATTTTAGAACCTAAAATAAGAGAACTTGACCTCGAAACACTTCAAGAAGAAGTTAACAACTATGCAGAGAGTAAGGTGGAAATATCTGAAATGAAGTATGTTCCAAGAAATCGGAAGGCCGAAATAAAACAATCCTCCACAGATACATACAAAGTTTACAAAGCACTGGTGGAGGTGGACGATGAAATTGATCCCACAGCACTGGATTCCCTCAAATCTCTGGATATCATCAACCAGAGAACACCAATAAGAGTTTCACACAGGCGTGCAGACAAAATTCGGACCAGGAAAATAAGAAAACTTGATTATAACTGGTTAGAACCCAAAATTTTTGAGATCACACTGGAATGTGAAGGTGGATTGTACATCAAAGAACTCATATCTGGAGATGAAAATAGGAGTAAACCTAGTGTGGCTGAAGTACTTGGAACCAATGCAAGATGTGTTCAGCTCGATGTTTTGGAAGTGAATATATAA
- a CDS encoding RNA polymerase Rpb4 family protein, with protein sequence MIGKKVIETEPITIAKAKDMLDEISDSYEPTYEQNLAIEHVNKFSKLDADKSLELVKELEELIKQTQAIKIADLMPVDLADLRLIFAKERGSHKKEELEQILEIVNKYRE encoded by the coding sequence ATGATTGGAAAAAAGGTAATAGAAACAGAACCCATCACTATTGCAAAAGCCAAGGATATGCTCGATGAAATTTCTGACTCGTACGAACCAACATACGAACAGAACTTAGCCATTGAGCACGTTAACAAATTTTCAAAACTCGATGCTGATAAATCTCTAGAACTTGTTAAGGAGTTAGAAGAACTCATTAAACAAACCCAGGCAATAAAAATTGCAGATCTTATGCCTGTTGATTTGGCCGATCTAAGGCTGATATTTGCAAAGGAAAGGGGTTCACATAAAAAGGAAGAATTGGAACAAATTCTTGAAATTGTGAACAAATACAGAGAGTAG
- a CDS encoding carboxymuconolactone decarboxylase family protein, with the protein MNENPFEILKQEFPEIAASLGELVEAQKSFKGIDNKTKQLLNLAIQTANRNPTGVQLHASMAKMEGASREEVLGAVVLNLHHSGLASVMECLPKAIKGFESHTEEP; encoded by the coding sequence ATGAATGAAAATCCATTTGAAATTTTGAAACAGGAATTTCCAGAAATTGCAGCTAGCTTAGGTGAACTTGTTGAGGCGCAAAAATCATTCAAGGGTATTGACAACAAAACTAAGCAGTTATTAAATCTTGCCATACAAACTGCAAACCGAAACCCCACAGGGGTTCAGTTACATGCTTCAATGGCAAAAATGGAAGGTGCCAGCCGTGAAGAGGTTTTAGGTGCTGTGGTATTAAATTTACATCATTCTGGACTTGCATCTGTTATGGAATGCTTACCAAAAGCCATTAAAGGATTTGAAAGTCATACTGAGGAACCATGA
- a CDS encoding DUF655 domain-containing protein: MEDNAIILDFLPLGYVKEGKPSFKRKPIAQAIGTEEFTLLELIPKERIQLDIHERVYIGAGKRDKIARVNTRLMFDKLTATSRVELDYVIEEIIKENEAKFVEFFNEAGPISTRLHQLELLPGIGKKHMWDIINATKEAKFTSFEDIKTRVPMLADPVKLIAKRVHMELEAAGDRRGKMKYIIFTRPPKPQKGR, from the coding sequence ATGGAAGATAATGCAATTATCCTTGATTTTCTTCCCTTAGGTTACGTCAAGGAAGGAAAACCTTCATTTAAAAGAAAACCTATAGCTCAGGCCATAGGAACAGAAGAATTTACACTTCTTGAATTAATTCCCAAAGAACGGATTCAACTAGACATCCATGAAAGAGTTTACATCGGAGCAGGTAAGAGAGATAAGATAGCCCGTGTTAATACCAGGTTGATGTTTGATAAACTCACAGCAACTTCAAGGGTGGAGTTGGATTATGTTATTGAGGAAATAATCAAAGAAAATGAAGCCAAATTTGTTGAATTTTTCAATGAAGCCGGTCCAATATCAACCAGGTTACACCAACTTGAACTTCTTCCCGGAATTGGTAAAAAGCACATGTGGGATATTATCAATGCTACTAAAGAGGCAAAGTTTACCAGCTTTGAAGATATCAAAACTCGTGTCCCCATGCTTGCGGATCCTGTAAAGCTTATTGCAAAACGTGTTCATATGGAACTGGAAGCAGCAGGAGATAGAAGGGGAAAAATGAAGTACATAATCTTCACCAGACCACCTAAACCCCAAAAGGGCCGCTAA
- a CDS encoding 50S ribosomal protein L21e produces MVKRSKGSRSKTRFKLRKTIRPGRTNPITKKIQTFDESDMVHIIIDPSIHKGQPHPRFHGKTGKVGERRGNAYIVEINDGNKPKKLIIRPEHLKMQE; encoded by the coding sequence ATGGTAAAAAGATCAAAAGGTTCAAGAAGTAAAACACGTTTCAAACTTAGAAAGACAATTAGGCCGGGCAGAACAAACCCAATAACCAAGAAGATACAAACTTTCGATGAAAGTGATATGGTACATATCATCATCGACCCAAGTATCCACAAGGGCCAACCACACCCACGTTTCCATGGAAAAACTGGTAAAGTGGGCGAAAGAAGAGGAAATGCTTATATTGTAGAAATAAATGATGGGAACAAACCTAAAAAATTAATAATCAGACCAGAACATCTTAAAATGCAAGAGTGA